A stretch of Anaeromyxobacter dehalogenans 2CP-1 DNA encodes these proteins:
- a CDS encoding zinc-binding dehydrogenase → MGSRETFEALNRLVALHRLRPAIARTYPFERANEAIAALRTGDVRRQARGRGRRGVDRRLRADRGGGRARTRAATHAPLGTYREPRPRPAPFP, encoded by the coding sequence GTGGGCAGCCGCGAGACGTTCGAGGCGCTCAACCGGCTGGTGGCGCTGCACCGGCTCCGCCCCGCCATCGCGCGGACCTATCCCTTCGAGCGCGCGAACGAGGCCATCGCCGCGCTGCGGACCGGCGACGTACGTCGGCAAGCTCGTGGTCGAGGGCGCCGCGGCGTAGACCGGCGCCTGCGAGCCGACCGCGGCGGCGGCCGCGCTCGCACCCGCGCCGCCACGCACGCACCTCTCGGCACCTATCGTGAACCTCGGCCCCGCCCCGCCCCGTTCCCGTGA
- a CDS encoding AI-2E family transporter, with the protein MTATPDSDLHARRLLLALLVLALFLAGWMVKPFWVAFFLAAVLTAALRRWMEWLSARLRGRRALAAGLLTAGVLLAGVVPVAALGAVLIREAVDGIQWLRSALQSEGVWGLVSRLPGPIEELAHRAVTALGDPERQLQQLAGQGGQAAAAVGGVLAATGTFVLQTVLMLIALFFFLVDGQRLIAWVDARVPLRAGQFRTLVEDFRRTTLSVVAATAATAGIQTVTALAGYLIARAPNPIFLAVLTLVVALIPAVGATAMVLAVAALQLATGHTVSGIFLAIWGAAVVSLVDNVARPYLLKGGMALHGGVVFFALLGGLAAFGGIGLILGPLVVTFLVTVLNMYRRELGKRPAAPTPAPAPAAGPGDAEDAVGAPRQDTRG; encoded by the coding sequence GTGACCGCCACGCCCGACAGCGACCTGCACGCCCGCCGGCTGCTCCTCGCCCTGCTGGTGCTGGCGCTGTTCCTCGCCGGCTGGATGGTGAAGCCGTTCTGGGTGGCGTTCTTCCTGGCCGCGGTGCTGACCGCGGCGCTCCGGCGCTGGATGGAGTGGCTGTCGGCGCGCCTGCGCGGGCGCCGCGCGCTCGCCGCCGGGCTGCTCACGGCGGGCGTGCTGCTCGCGGGGGTCGTCCCGGTCGCCGCGCTCGGCGCGGTGCTGATCCGCGAGGCGGTGGACGGGATCCAGTGGCTGCGCAGCGCGCTCCAGAGCGAGGGGGTCTGGGGGCTGGTGAGCCGCCTGCCCGGGCCGATCGAGGAGCTCGCCCACCGCGCCGTCACCGCGCTCGGCGATCCGGAGCGCCAGCTCCAGCAGCTCGCCGGGCAGGGCGGGCAGGCCGCCGCCGCGGTGGGCGGGGTGCTCGCCGCCACCGGCACGTTCGTGCTGCAGACGGTGTTGATGCTCATCGCGCTGTTCTTCTTCCTGGTGGACGGGCAGCGGCTCATCGCCTGGGTGGACGCGCGCGTGCCGCTGCGGGCGGGTCAGTTCCGGACGCTGGTGGAGGACTTCCGGCGCACCACGCTGTCGGTCGTGGCCGCGACCGCCGCCACCGCCGGGATCCAGACCGTGACCGCGCTCGCCGGGTACCTCATCGCGCGCGCGCCCAACCCGATCTTCCTGGCGGTCCTCACCCTGGTGGTGGCGCTCATCCCCGCGGTGGGCGCGACCGCCATGGTGCTGGCGGTCGCGGCGCTGCAGCTCGCCACCGGCCACACCGTGTCCGGGATCTTCCTCGCGATCTGGGGCGCGGCGGTGGTGTCGCTCGTGGACAACGTGGCGCGCCCCTACCTGCTGAAGGGCGGGATGGCGCTGCACGGCGGCGTGGTGTTCTTCGCGCTGCTCGGCGGCCTGGCCGCGTTCGGCGGCATCGGCCTCATCCTCGGCCCGCTCGTGGTGACGTTCCTGGTGACGGTGCTGAACATGTACCGGCGCGAGCTCGGCAAGAGGCCCGCCGCCCCGACGCCCGCGCCCGCCCCGGCAGCCGGGCCCGGGGACGCCGAGGACGCGGTCGGAGCTCCCCGCCAGGACACGCGGGGCTGA
- a CDS encoding oxidoreductase has product MLGPTLYTEVPVLAAWDETAPFRGIRLALPPALARAHRAPGQVVKVRTPAGEGFFALASAPSPDAVVDLLLKRGGKVADAAIAAAAPGATLALTEPFGKGFPVEEAAGRDVLLFAAGSGIAPIRAVVQHVLAHRDAFRRATLFYGQRHGAEFAYRAEHVAWERGGVRVVLCPSGEDDAWPGVRGRVQEVARVLAFGGTPPEETVAFVSGMTAMVDDVRRVLAGAGIPPQRVFANF; this is encoded by the coding sequence ATGCTCGGCCCGACCCTCTACACCGAGGTGCCCGTCCTCGCCGCCTGGGACGAGACGGCGCCGTTCCGCGGCATCCGCCTGGCGCTGCCCCCCGCGCTGGCGCGCGCCCACCGCGCGCCCGGACAGGTGGTGAAGGTCCGGACGCCGGCCGGTGAGGGCTTCTTCGCGCTGGCGAGCGCGCCGTCGCCCGACGCGGTGGTGGACCTGCTCCTGAAGCGCGGCGGCAAGGTGGCCGACGCCGCCATCGCGGCGGCCGCGCCCGGCGCGACGCTCGCCCTCACCGAGCCGTTCGGGAAGGGGTTCCCGGTCGAGGAGGCCGCCGGACGCGACGTGCTCCTGTTCGCCGCCGGCTCCGGCATCGCCCCCATCCGCGCGGTGGTGCAGCACGTGCTCGCGCACCGCGACGCGTTCCGGCGCGCGACGCTGTTCTACGGCCAGCGCCACGGCGCCGAGTTCGCGTACCGCGCCGAGCACGTGGCCTGGGAGCGCGGCGGGGTCCGGGTGGTGCTCTGTCCCTCCGGCGAGGACGACGCCTGGCCCGGCGTGCGCGGCCGCGTGCAGGAGGTGGCCCGGGTGCTCGCGTTCGGCGGCACGCCGCCGGAGGAGACGGTCGCGTTCGTGAGCGGGATGACCGCCATGGTGGACGACGTGCGCCGGGTCCTCGCCGGCGCCGGCATCCCCCCGCAGCGTGTGTTCGCGAACTTCTGA
- a CDS encoding glycosyltransferase, with amino-acid sequence MSALVLALVALALAGWARVAWSGLRSDRALARLEDLPAPRVVPRVSVVVPCRDEAPHVERAVRSLLAQDLAGLEVVAVDDRSRDETGAILDRLAAAEPRLAVVHVGELPAGWLGKNHACAAGARRARGEWLLFTDGDVVLGPGALRRAVGHAEALGLGHLAAVPRFVAPGALERAFVAAFAAFAAGAFRAWELPRAGTRGFAGVGAFNLVRRDAYEAVGGHARLRLEVVDDVKLGLLLRRSGVPQGLVNGGPLVSVRWQHGFVPSVLGLVKNAFAGAEYRVARALGVALWALFLGAAPLALALAAQGGAARALGGLALAVSVGVLGVTARRVAGGGGAEGLLMPPCTVLLGVVLLASAAAAAWRGGVVWRGTFYPLPALRKGCLRRADLPAAGAAGWPHAPAERARRSAP; translated from the coding sequence GTGAGCGCGCTCGTGCTCGCGCTCGTGGCGCTGGCGCTCGCGGGGTGGGCGCGGGTGGCGTGGAGCGGTCTCCGCAGCGATCGCGCGCTGGCCCGGCTCGAGGACCTCCCCGCGCCGCGCGTGGTGCCGCGCGTCTCGGTGGTCGTGCCGTGCCGCGACGAGGCCCCGCACGTCGAGCGGGCGGTGCGCTCGCTGCTGGCGCAGGACCTGGCCGGCCTCGAGGTGGTGGCGGTGGACGACCGCTCCCGCGACGAGACCGGCGCCATCCTCGACCGGCTCGCCGCCGCCGAGCCCCGCCTCGCGGTCGTGCACGTGGGCGAGCTGCCCGCCGGCTGGCTGGGGAAGAACCACGCCTGCGCCGCCGGGGCGCGGCGCGCGCGGGGCGAGTGGCTGCTGTTCACCGACGGCGACGTGGTGCTCGGACCGGGGGCGCTGCGCCGGGCCGTCGGCCACGCCGAGGCGCTCGGGCTCGGCCACCTCGCCGCGGTGCCGCGCTTCGTCGCCCCCGGGGCGCTGGAGCGCGCGTTCGTGGCGGCGTTCGCCGCGTTCGCGGCCGGGGCGTTCCGCGCCTGGGAGCTGCCGCGCGCCGGGACGCGCGGGTTCGCCGGGGTGGGCGCGTTCAACCTGGTCCGCCGCGACGCGTACGAGGCGGTGGGCGGGCACGCGCGGCTGCGGCTCGAGGTGGTGGACGACGTGAAGCTCGGGCTCCTGCTGCGCCGCAGCGGCGTGCCGCAGGGGCTGGTGAACGGCGGCCCGCTCGTGTCGGTCCGCTGGCAGCACGGCTTCGTCCCGTCGGTGCTCGGGCTGGTGAAGAACGCGTTCGCCGGCGCGGAGTACCGGGTGGCCCGAGCGCTGGGCGTGGCGCTCTGGGCCCTGTTCCTGGGCGCGGCGCCCCTCGCCCTCGCGCTCGCCGCGCAGGGCGGCGCGGCCCGGGCGCTCGGCGGGCTCGCGCTCGCCGTGTCGGTGGGCGTGCTCGGCGTCACCGCCCGCCGGGTGGCGGGCGGGGGCGGCGCCGAGGGGCTGCTCATGCCGCCCTGCACCGTGCTGCTCGGGGTCGTGCTGCTCGCCAGCGCCGCCGCGGCCGCGTGGCGCGGCGGCGTGGTGTGGCGCGGCACGTTCTACCCGCTCCCGGCGCTGCGGAAGGGCTGCCTGCGGCGCGCGGACCTCCCTGCGGCGGGCGCGGCCGGCTGGCCGCACGCCCCGGCCGAGCGGGCGCGGCGGAGCGCGCCCTGA
- a CDS encoding MBL fold metallo-hydrolase: MIPPAHRTLKFLGTAGARFAVSTQLRHSGGLVWSLDGATIWVDPGPGALVRALSSRPKVDPAKVDALVITHRHLDHAGDATAVVEAMTRGGFSPRGTLLAPRDALETEPVVFRYAQAFPARVGVLAPGVRHALAPGVTLETPVAHDHGVETYGYLLSAPGLRAGHVVDTFWMDALPEAYAGVDLLLVNTTRLRGGDRRYLHLGADDAERLVAAVRPRLAVLTHLGMQLPPRKADAAALEISRRTGVPTLAARDGWLLDLDDLPAAAARAGSRAPAADAGPAPEGGPAA, translated from the coding sequence GTGATCCCGCCCGCGCACCGCACGCTCAAGTTCCTCGGCACCGCCGGCGCGCGCTTCGCCGTGTCCACCCAGCTCCGCCACTCCGGCGGGCTGGTCTGGTCGCTCGACGGCGCCACGATCTGGGTCGACCCCGGCCCCGGCGCGCTGGTGCGCGCGCTCTCCTCGCGACCGAAGGTCGATCCCGCCAAGGTGGACGCGCTGGTGATCACGCACCGGCACCTCGATCACGCCGGCGACGCGACCGCCGTCGTGGAGGCCATGACGCGGGGCGGGTTCTCGCCGCGGGGCACCTTGCTCGCGCCGCGCGACGCGCTCGAGACCGAGCCGGTGGTGTTCCGCTACGCGCAGGCGTTCCCGGCGCGCGTCGGCGTGCTCGCGCCCGGCGTGCGGCACGCGCTCGCGCCCGGGGTGACGCTCGAGACGCCGGTCGCGCACGACCACGGGGTCGAGACGTACGGATACCTGCTCTCCGCGCCCGGCCTCCGCGCCGGCCACGTGGTGGACACGTTCTGGATGGACGCGCTGCCGGAGGCGTACGCCGGGGTGGATCTCCTGCTGGTGAACACCACCCGCCTGCGCGGGGGCGACCGCCGCTACCTGCACCTCGGCGCGGACGACGCGGAGCGGCTGGTGGCGGCGGTGCGGCCGCGCCTGGCGGTGCTCACGCACCTCGGGATGCAGCTCCCGCCGCGGAAGGCGGACGCCGCCGCGCTCGAGATCTCGCGGCGCACCGGGGTGCCCACCCTCGCGGCGCGGGACGGCTGGCTGCTCGACCTCGACGACCTCCCTGCCGCCGCCGCGCGCGCCGGGTCCCGCGCGCCGGCGGCGGATGCCGGGCCGGCCCCGGAGGGCGGGCCCGCCGCGTGA
- a CDS encoding adenine phosphoribosyltransferase, translating to MMDAVRARIRDVPDFPKKGIVFKDITPVLSDPHTFREVIDAFVERWKGERVDKVIGIESRGFIFAAPIAYALGAGFTIVRKPGKLPWETIREVYALEYGEGALELHIDAIGPGDRVLVVDDVLATGGTAGAAGRLVVRQGAELLGYAFLAELSFLNGARQLGHAKVHSLLTF from the coding sequence ATGATGGACGCCGTCCGCGCCAGGATCCGCGACGTTCCCGACTTCCCGAAGAAGGGGATCGTCTTCAAGGACATCACCCCGGTCCTCTCGGATCCGCACACCTTCCGCGAGGTGATCGACGCGTTCGTCGAGCGCTGGAAGGGCGAGCGCGTCGACAAGGTGATCGGGATCGAGTCGCGCGGCTTCATCTTCGCGGCGCCCATCGCCTACGCGCTCGGCGCCGGCTTCACCATCGTGCGCAAGCCGGGGAAGCTGCCCTGGGAGACCATCCGCGAGGTCTACGCGCTGGAGTACGGCGAGGGCGCGCTGGAGCTGCACATCGACGCCATCGGGCCCGGCGACCGGGTGCTGGTGGTGGACGACGTGCTCGCCACCGGCGGCACCGCCGGCGCGGCGGGCCGGCTGGTGGTCCGGCAGGGCGCGGAGCTGCTCGGCTACGCGTTCCTGGCCGAGCTCTCCTTCCTGAACGGCGCGCGCCAGCTCGGGCACGCCAAGGTCCACTCCCTCCTGACGTTCTGA
- a CDS encoding LysM peptidoglycan-binding domain-containing M23 family metallopeptidase translates to MIRRAALAAAALALLTGCPAKPPVIRPSPPAARPLPIPLQAPARHDEPALAGIVHVVRRGETLYRIARAYGIDPADLMETNGIADPRNVAVGTELFVPGASAPAEVTPYPGPMPAGPAPAAPTTARPSPAVASAAPAPAAARGPAPGRAEIVAAPPRDADDGPPVVRQGAPSRLGWPLKGVLYGRYGVRAGQRHDGIDVAAPEGTPVLAAADGSVIYAGEQAGYGAVVILRHDGGLVTLYAHNSEVLVKEGARVDRGQPIARVGQTGRTTGPHLHFEVREGTRPRNPLLFLP, encoded by the coding sequence GTGATCCGCCGGGCGGCACTCGCCGCCGCGGCGCTCGCGCTCCTCACCGGCTGCCCCGCGAAGCCGCCGGTGATCCGCCCCTCGCCGCCCGCGGCCCGGCCACTGCCCATCCCGCTCCAGGCGCCGGCCCGCCACGACGAGCCGGCGCTGGCCGGGATCGTCCACGTGGTGCGGCGGGGCGAGACGCTGTACCGGATCGCCCGCGCGTACGGGATCGACCCGGCCGACCTGATGGAGACGAACGGCATCGCCGATCCGCGCAACGTGGCCGTCGGGACGGAGCTGTTCGTGCCCGGCGCGAGCGCGCCCGCCGAGGTGACGCCCTACCCCGGCCCCATGCCCGCCGGCCCCGCTCCCGCGGCGCCCACCACGGCGAGGCCCTCCCCGGCGGTCGCGTCCGCCGCGCCCGCGCCCGCCGCGGCGCGGGGCCCCGCCCCCGGCCGCGCCGAGATCGTGGCGGCCCCGCCGCGCGACGCCGACGACGGGCCGCCGGTCGTCCGCCAGGGCGCCCCGTCGCGCCTCGGCTGGCCGCTCAAGGGCGTGCTGTACGGGCGCTACGGCGTCCGCGCCGGCCAGCGGCACGACGGCATCGACGTCGCGGCGCCGGAGGGGACCCCGGTGCTGGCCGCGGCGGACGGCAGCGTCATCTACGCCGGCGAGCAGGCCGGCTACGGCGCGGTGGTGATCCTGCGCCACGACGGCGGGCTGGTGACGCTGTACGCGCACAACTCCGAGGTGCTGGTGAAGGAGGGCGCGCGGGTCGACCGCGGGCAGCCCATCGCGCGCGTGGGCCAGACCGGCCGCACCACCGGCCCGCACCTGCACTTCGAGGTGCGCGAAGGCACGCGGCCGCGCAACCCGCTGCTCTTCCTCCCCTGA
- the surE gene encoding 5'/3'-nucleotidase SurE yields the protein MRVLLSNDDGVHAAGLKALAEAFHGDEVWVVAPDREQSASSHAISLHRPLRLLEVAPRWYAVDGTPTDAVYMGLNLVLRDARPDVVVSGVNHGPNLGNDVLYSGTVAAAMEGALLGVNAIAVSLAAPPPHDFGEAARFAAALARQVVARPPPAPVLLNVNVPPGPVRGYRFARLGRRTYGNEVVEKTDPRGRKYYWIGGEGRVHNEDIPGSDCNTVLLERLAAVTPLHLDGTHDPMFQELRSWTVPGYEKEPAP from the coding sequence GTGCGGGTCCTGCTCTCGAACGACGACGGCGTCCACGCGGCCGGCCTGAAGGCCCTCGCCGAGGCGTTCCACGGTGACGAGGTCTGGGTGGTGGCGCCGGACCGCGAGCAGTCCGCCTCGTCGCACGCCATCTCGCTGCACCGGCCGCTCCGGCTGCTCGAGGTCGCGCCGCGCTGGTACGCCGTGGACGGGACGCCCACCGACGCGGTGTACATGGGGCTCAACCTGGTGCTGCGCGACGCCCGCCCGGACGTGGTGGTCTCCGGCGTCAACCACGGCCCGAACCTCGGCAACGACGTGCTGTACTCCGGCACGGTGGCGGCGGCGATGGAGGGCGCGCTGCTGGGCGTGAACGCGATCGCGGTGTCGCTCGCCGCGCCGCCCCCGCACGACTTCGGCGAGGCGGCCCGGTTCGCCGCGGCGCTCGCGCGGCAGGTGGTGGCCCGGCCGCCGCCCGCGCCCGTGCTCCTCAACGTGAACGTCCCGCCCGGCCCGGTGCGCGGCTACCGCTTCGCGCGGCTCGGCCGGCGCACCTATGGCAACGAGGTGGTGGAGAAGACCGATCCTCGCGGCCGCAAGTACTACTGGATCGGCGGCGAGGGGCGCGTCCACAACGAGGACATCCCCGGCTCCGACTGCAACACGGTGCTGCTGGAGCGGCTCGCGGCGGTGACGCCGCTCCACCTCGACGGCACGCACGATCCGATGTTCCAGGAGCTCCGCAGCTGGACCGTGCCCGGCTACGAGAAGGAGCCGGCCCCGTGA
- a CDS encoding MarR family winged helix-turn-helix transcriptional regulator — MGGKPQKNGAEARGAEQRDRPDGADLGPVLEFMGALWSMDHALQSASKRMEARHGVTGPQRLVIRIVGRYPGISAGELAAILHLHPSTLTGVLKRLAGRGLLERVADPCDARRVLLRLTRRGREVNALKGGTVEHAVRRALAQVEPRTVSAARALAGAIAAELDRLG; from the coding sequence ATGGGTGGGAAGCCGCAGAAGAACGGCGCCGAGGCACGCGGCGCCGAGCAGCGCGATCGGCCGGACGGGGCCGACCTCGGACCGGTGCTCGAGTTCATGGGCGCGCTGTGGAGCATGGACCACGCGCTGCAGTCCGCGTCGAAGCGGATGGAGGCGCGCCACGGGGTGACCGGCCCGCAGCGGCTGGTGATCCGGATCGTCGGCCGCTACCCGGGCATCTCGGCAGGCGAGCTTGCCGCGATCCTCCACCTGCACCCGAGCACGCTCACCGGCGTGCTGAAGCGGCTCGCCGGGCGCGGGCTGCTCGAGCGCGTGGCGGACCCCTGCGACGCGCGGCGCGTGCTCCTCCGGCTCACGCGGCGCGGGCGCGAGGTGAACGCGCTGAAGGGCGGCACCGTCGAGCACGCGGTGCGCCGTGCGCTCGCGCAGGTCGAGCCTCGCACCGTGAGCGCCGCGCGGGCGCTCGCCGGCGCCATCGCGGCGGAGCTCGATCGCCTGGGCTGA
- a CDS encoding sensor histidine kinase: MDRRESPQAAAPEAWESERAARQTAEAAAARIARLQAATAALSGARTPDEVAEVALREGIAALGGAHGFLLVPGRGGLLDVLRSAGVPDPVAHAAGRLDHTPATDAWRSGEPVLVTSDAELAARYPVVAELRRQVGVLGGLAALPLRVRDRVIGVLAVSFQGDQAFAPEARAFAEALAAQAAQALDRARLLIAERVARAAAVAAQQRLAFLDALAALLADRLDEAELLDGVVRTAVPTMCEFAAVLLPDAGGALVPVAQADAAGLGPRALALVAERQAGLEAVVSGGAPLVVGPREGDSRPMTVAAAGLSVQGRSLGALVAASADPSRCRGPADLALLADVARRTALALAHARLFREVQRGAEAREEFLHVASHELRGPLGNLRLAVDLLARDVRAERGSALDGRLRKVARQAERLARLSDLLLDVSRISAGRIQLQPEPADLAQLARDAVARAGDEAEEADCPLVLDAPAPVPCTVDVQRLDQVITNLLSNAMKYGRGGEVRVAVRADEGRAVLEIADQGIGIAPEHQARIFERFERAAPARQYPGLGLGLWIVRKLVDAHGGTVRLDSAPSRGATFTVELPLDRG, translated from the coding sequence ATGGATCGTCGGGAGTCACCGCAGGCGGCCGCGCCGGAGGCGTGGGAGTCCGAGCGCGCCGCCCGCCAGACCGCGGAGGCGGCGGCGGCGCGGATCGCGCGCCTGCAGGCCGCGACCGCGGCCCTGTCCGGCGCGCGCACGCCCGACGAGGTGGCCGAGGTGGCGCTGCGGGAGGGCATCGCGGCGCTCGGCGGAGCCCACGGCTTCCTGCTCGTGCCGGGGCGGGGTGGACTGCTGGACGTGCTCCGGTCCGCCGGCGTGCCGGACCCGGTGGCGCACGCCGCGGGCAGGCTCGACCACACGCCGGCCACCGACGCGTGGCGGAGCGGGGAGCCGGTCCTGGTGACGAGCGACGCCGAGCTCGCCGCGCGCTACCCGGTGGTCGCCGAGCTGCGCCGGCAGGTGGGCGTGCTCGGTGGCCTCGCCGCGCTGCCGCTCCGGGTCCGCGACCGCGTCATCGGCGTCCTCGCGGTCTCGTTCCAGGGCGACCAGGCGTTCGCGCCGGAGGCGCGCGCCTTCGCCGAGGCGCTCGCCGCCCAGGCGGCGCAGGCGCTCGACCGGGCCCGGCTGCTGATCGCGGAGCGGGTGGCGCGCGCCGCGGCGGTGGCGGCGCAGCAGCGGCTCGCGTTCCTGGATGCGCTCGCGGCGCTGCTCGCGGATCGGCTCGACGAGGCGGAGCTGCTGGACGGCGTGGTCCGGACCGCCGTGCCGACGATGTGCGAGTTCGCGGCGGTGCTGCTCCCGGACGCCGGGGGCGCGCTCGTGCCGGTGGCGCAGGCCGACGCGGCCGGGCTGGGACCGCGCGCGCTGGCGCTCGTCGCGGAGCGGCAGGCCGGGCTCGAGGCGGTGGTGTCCGGCGGTGCGCCGCTCGTGGTCGGGCCACGCGAGGGGGACTCCCGGCCGATGACGGTGGCGGCGGCGGGCCTGTCGGTGCAGGGCCGGAGCCTGGGCGCGCTCGTCGCGGCGAGCGCCGATCCCTCCCGCTGCCGCGGCCCCGCCGACCTGGCGCTGCTCGCCGACGTGGCGCGGCGCACGGCGCTGGCGCTCGCGCACGCGCGCCTGTTCCGGGAGGTGCAGCGCGGCGCCGAGGCGCGCGAGGAGTTCCTGCACGTCGCCTCGCACGAGCTGCGCGGCCCGCTCGGCAACCTGCGCCTGGCGGTGGACCTGCTGGCGCGCGACGTGCGCGCCGAGCGGGGCAGCGCGCTCGACGGCCGCCTGCGCAAGGTGGCGCGACAGGCCGAGCGGCTGGCGCGCCTGTCCGACCTGCTCCTCGACGTCTCGCGCATCTCGGCGGGCCGCATCCAGCTCCAGCCCGAGCCGGCCGACCTCGCCCAGCTCGCGCGCGACGCGGTGGCGCGCGCGGGCGACGAGGCGGAGGAGGCGGACTGTCCGCTCGTGCTGGACGCGCCGGCGCCGGTGCCGTGCACGGTCGACGTCCAGCGCCTGGACCAGGTGATCACGAACCTGCTCTCGAACGCCATGAAGTACGGGCGGGGCGGCGAGGTGCGGGTGGCGGTGCGGGCCGACGAGGGGCGGGCCGTGCTGGAGATCGCCGACCAGGGGATCGGCATCGCGCCCGAGCACCAGGCCCGCATCTTCGAGCGCTTCGAGCGCGCCGCCCCGGCCCGGCAGTACCCGGGGCTCGGGCTCGGGCTCTGGATCGTGCGCAAGCTGGTGGACGCGCACGGCGGGACGGTGCGCCTGGACAGCGCCCCGTCCCGGGGCGCCACCTTCACGGTCGAGCTGCCCCTCGACCGCGGCTGA
- a CDS encoding YbhB/YbcL family Raf kinase inhibitor-like protein — MPLAIDSTAFAAGAEIPARHTCEGEDLSPTLRFSGVPAAARALALVVDDPDAPDPAAPRTVWSHWILYDLPPATPGLPEGVPPDALPPGTREGLNDSKRTGYGGPCPPIGRHRYFFTLYALDAPLGDLGRPTRARVLEAIRGHVLEQAQLMGTYQKRGR; from the coding sequence GTGCCGCTCGCCATCGACTCGACCGCGTTCGCCGCCGGGGCCGAGATCCCCGCGCGCCACACCTGCGAGGGCGAGGACCTCTCGCCGACGCTCCGCTTCTCCGGCGTGCCCGCCGCCGCGCGCGCGCTGGCGCTGGTGGTGGACGATCCCGACGCGCCGGATCCGGCTGCGCCGCGCACGGTGTGGTCGCACTGGATCCTCTACGACCTGCCGCCGGCCACCCCCGGCCTGCCGGAGGGCGTCCCGCCCGACGCGCTGCCGCCCGGGACGCGCGAGGGGCTGAACGACTCGAAGCGCACCGGCTACGGCGGGCCCTGCCCGCCCATCGGCCGGCACCGCTACTTCTTCACGCTCTACGCGCTCGACGCGCCGCTCGGCGACCTGGGCCGCCCCACCCGCGCGCGCGTGCTCGAGGCGATCCGCGGGCACGTGCTCGAGCAGGCCCAGCTCATGGGCACGTACCAGAAGCGCGGGCGCTGA
- a CDS encoding aminoacyl-tRNA deacylase: MIPERIDRYLRAHHPGCAHTIHLRAVAAQRLAAAEHVSGTRVAKTVVVSLDGAMALAVVGADRVVDLDVLRSVSGAAHAGFVPETAFANRFEPCEAGAEPPLGVFGLPIYVDAALAQQPWIVMRGGTHEDAVRLRTDEWLREEHATVVDELGRVRM; this comes from the coding sequence ATGATCCCCGAGCGCATCGACCGGTACCTGCGCGCGCACCACCCCGGCTGCGCGCACACCATCCACCTGCGCGCGGTGGCGGCGCAGCGCCTCGCCGCCGCGGAGCACGTGAGCGGGACGCGGGTGGCGAAGACGGTGGTGGTGAGCCTCGACGGCGCCATGGCGCTCGCGGTGGTGGGCGCGGATCGCGTGGTCGACCTCGACGTGCTGCGGAGCGTGAGCGGCGCTGCGCACGCCGGGTTCGTGCCGGAGACGGCCTTCGCGAACCGCTTCGAGCCGTGCGAGGCCGGCGCCGAGCCGCCGCTCGGCGTGTTCGGGCTGCCCATCTACGTGGACGCGGCGCTGGCGCAGCAGCCCTGGATCGTGATGCGCGGGGGCACGCACGAGGACGCGGTCCGCCTGCGCACCGACGAGTGGCTGCGCGAGGAGCACGCCACGGTGGTGGACGAGCTGGGCCGGGTCCGGATGTAG